In Phaeodactylum tricornutum CCAP 1055/1 chromosome 30, whole genome shotgun sequence, a single window of DNA contains:
- a CDS encoding predicted protein, whose product GKWTLGTKIGSGAFGVVHVGMNTQTGTFMAVKSIRMERAVMKDVRREIDLLKSIQHRNVVRYYGAEIDAKYLHIFQEWVSGGSVTGMLCKFGAFAPEVLRSYLCQILEGLSYLHSNDIMHRDIKGSNILVSNEGVVKLADFGASKKLAKLQGEAMMSLTMRGTPYFMAPEMFEERYNLNADIWSVGCVAVQMATGTPPFKDLGLSNPVALFRYIKKLDGALPCLKKLPVTDDTRLTYQLFERFLVRCFCPDPQKRPKAEECLLDPFFV is encoded by the coding sequence GGAAAGTGGACGCTCGGAACCAAGATTGGCTCAGGCGCTTTCGGAGTGGTCCACGTGGGTATGAATACGCAGACTGGTACATTCATGGCGGTCAAGAGCATTCGCATGGAGCGTGCCGTCATGAAAGACGTTCGTCGAGAAATTGACTTATTGAAATCCATCCAGCATCGCAACGTGGTCAGATACTACGGCGCGGAGATAGACGCAAAGTATTTACACATTTTTCAGGAATGGGTGTCCGGTGGGAGCGTTACCGGTATGTTGTGCAAATTTGGAGCCTTTGCACCCGAAGTGCTGCGCAGTTATTTGTGccaaattttggaaggactGTCGTATCTACACTCCAACGATATCATGCACCGCGATATCAAAGGGTCCAACATCCTCGTCAGTAACGAAGGGGTCGTGAAGCTGGCTGATTTCGGCGCTAGCAAAAAGCTCGCCAAGCTTCAGGGGGAGGCAATGATGAGTCTCACCATGCGTGGGACGCCCTACTTTATGGCACCCGAGATGTTTGAAGAAAGATACAATCTGAATGCAGATATATGGAGCGTTGGCTGCGTAGCGGTACAAATGGCAACCGGGACGCCACCCTTTAAGGACTTGGGTCTGAGCAATCCGGTGGCGCTCTTTCGGTACATCAAGAAGCTTGACGGCGCTCTGCCTTGTCTGAAAAAGCTCCCTGTCACGGACGATACGCGACTAACGTACCAATTGTTCGAGCGTTTTCTCGTGCGGTGTTTCTGTCCTGACCCACAGAAGCGACCGAAGGCAGAGGAGTGCTTGCTGGATCCTTTCTTTGTC
- a CDS encoding predicted protein: MTSTTGNVAVDPATAEGLGIPLTDITDPDDSDVLCGRGGAALRHPGNQTYRRLVNLNKGLYITCLKTEKLKISRSIVAAIREQKGRFLEKDSKTGNWYDIGDKKAVEKTSQALREGQPKLRQKIVEMGGGVAGTAAFMESQLGDSSSAFSHTNRNDIPPPPPSMLGTPDMSHSPHLGHNGNALNSVGISAHAGMPGLLPHNPHDAATAAALRRQHLDLRQQQQDLEQQLHAASMGNAMNFNQQQQQQQQSRSKDLHQDMLQRLSLRDVSSDPNAYDMQEQTNRLRPSLTQRGPQIAQELGIRDSQLSLLSDFSAYGSGQQLLVNMSLGSMDPGSFRYQQHPQQMQQSLQSMDSGSFRQQLQSLQSIDSGSFRQQMPRQQQHHQQQQQQQQMQQQHFQQQYQQQQHQGFSALDHGQSDECHPRPIQQSLNDRGTSSTTAREDYSSSNDGNRKTNDGVSNPSVNSVVTASSNSDPHCNGNTNSGSSTNSSKLAGLDRRRVFAKMKYTRPPSEMKMKPEDSARSMQDGMSDFHMVESTMSFLSNMSQLSAADKGGNGEKTASAGADGASSAEILVSAVPTPVFPAGVETAKVIDHSSDNHERMSTYSEAASGSRRSIMSGLSRISDADISIFSDLSRKIGNVSTRSIAMSDISAIDMQEQDNEDESTTSNFEGASIDPIDPIRSPQRLSGGNYSEPYDFTI, translated from the coding sequence ATGACCTCCACCACTGGTAATGTCGCTGTTGATCCCGCTACTGCGGAAGGCCTCGGCATCCCGCTGACGGACATCACGGACCCGGACGACTCGGACGTGCTCTGCGGTCGCGGAGGTGCCGCGCTGCGACATCCGGGAAATCAAACGTACCGGCGTTTGGTCAATCTCAACAAGGGCCTTTACATTACCTGCCTCAAAACggaaaaattgaaaatttCCCGTTCAATTGTCGCGGCGATTCGCGAGCAGAAGGGTCGATTCTTGGAAAAAGACTCGAAAACGGGAAATTGGTACGATATTGGGGACAAGAAAGCTGTGGAAAAGACTTCACAAGCACTCCGCGAAGGACAGCCCAAGCTGCGCCAGAAGATTGTGGAAATGGGGGGTGGTGTAGCGGGTACCGCAGCCTTTATGGAGTCGCAATTGGGGGATTCGAGCAGCGCATTTTCCCACACAAATAGGAACGATATACCCCCACCTCCACCTTCGATGTTGGGGACTCCGGATATGTCGCATTCTCCTCATCTAGGCCACAACGGAAATGCTTTGAATTCGGTCGGCATATCGGCACATGCCGGAATGCCTGGACTCTTGCCGCATAATCCTCACGACGCGGCTACCGCTGCAGCGTTGCGGCGCCAACATCTGGATCTCcgtcaacagcaacaagacTTGGAGCAGCAGTTGCATGCGGCTTCGATGGGAAACGCGATGAACTTcaatcaacaacagcagcaacaacagcaatcgCGTTCCAAAGACCTTCACCAGGATATGTTGCAGCGCCTTAGTTTGCGGGACGTCTCGTCCGACCCCAACGCCTACGATATGCAGGAGCAAACCAATCGTCTTCGGCCATCCCTGACACAGCGGGGGCCGCAGATAGCACAAGAATTGGGGATTCGAGATTCCCAACTCTCCCTTTTATCAGATTTCTCGGCGTATGGATCCGGTCAACAACTTTTGGTTAACATGTCGCTCGGGAGTATGGACCCTGGATCCTTTCGGTACCAACAGCATCCacagcaaatgcagcagTCACTGCAAAGTATGGATTCTGGCTCGTTTCGTCAGCAGCTGCAGTCTCTACAGAGTATTGATTCCGGTTCCTTTCGACAGCAAATGCCGcgccaacagcaacaccaccagcaacagcagcaacaacaacagatgcagcagcaacattTTCAACAACAgtatcagcagcaacagcatcaGGGATTTTCTGCACTGGACCATGGTCAAAGCGACGAGTGCCATCCCCGACCTATCCAACAGTCGTTGAACGATAGAGGAACTAGCTCCACCACCGCGCGCGAAGACTACTCCTCAAGTAATGATGGCAACAGAAAGACAAATGATGGAGTTTCGAATCCATCTGTGAACAGCGTGGTAACGGCGTCTTCGAACAGTGATCCACATTGTAACGGCAACACAAATTCAGGCTCCAGCACTAACAGTAGCAAGCTTGCGGGCCTagatcgtcgtcgtgtgTTCGCCAAGATGAAGTACACTCGACCGCCATCTGAGATGAAAATGAAACCGGAAGATTCGGCTCGTTCGATGCAAGACGGCATGTCAGACTTCCACATGGTCGAGTCCACCATGAGCTTTCTCTCCAACATGTCCCAACTGTCAGCGGCGGACAAAGGTGGTAATGGAGAGAAGACGGCGTCGGCGGGCGCGGACGGTGCTTCGTCCGCAGAGATACTGGTGTCTGCCGTCCCGACACCTGTCTTTCCAGCTGGTGTAGAAACAGCAAAGGTGATTGATCACAGCAGTGACAATCATGAACGCATGAGTACATACTCGGAAGCAGCGTCGGGGAGTCGTCGCTCGATCATGTCTGGTCTATCACGGATTAGTGACGCGGATATATCCATATTCTCGGACCTTTCCCGAAAGATCGGCAACGTCTCAACACGATCCATCGCCATGAGCGATATTTCGGCCATCGATATGCAAGAGCaagacaacgaagacgaaagcACAACTTCGAACTTTGAAGGCGCTTCCATTGACCCTATTGATCCTATACGGTCGCCACAACGGCTTTCCGGCGGGAATTACTCGGAACCGTATGACTTTACAATTTGA
- a CDS encoding predicted protein, whose product MLRFVSRRTVLTSSCRLVETHASSCPEVSSNLLNVHNSNDRAQSGIIRSFHASAKHEILPLLAVGTIALVGRYSWKALRRMDEDWEEYEYLMEQHEKQKARENPHEHASRTMAVDVGTVYTKLAVSYPKPEVIVTREGDRFFFNGIFYTDESMDRSSSLSGRAALERYFYSENTVEDRANSKTIWSVLNPPNDGVVDEEEASKLISDLLSPAIAEAMDRLDYQSKEDLLRTVVTLPNQLLVSVPALTSFVKSLDTKTRTTFLPNPVAAVWGAQSKNLLPEDYDGKTNKTVVIDVGGETTQFSMVERNLVKYTISVPWGGESLVRLVVDLLKKESSVPLQDARSLSALQAQARAAVAELTSQTRVPVHVPYLFPDPGKHHLDAALSRYVVEQAVNHHIRNTLSETLPGENYLSTHMPPPTNLESLLMSVLTQLLEASNETPMSIDSVLVVGGASKFPLVDSSIRSACFAFMGSDANTKLVIPEVSLRTELTVLGCTTLLPSYDYELGEGLKRTNS is encoded by the coding sequence ATGCTGCGCTTTGTCAGCCGGAGGACTGTGCTAACATCCTCTTGCAGGCTAGTAGAAACACACGCATCGAGTTGTCCTGAGGTCTCTTCAAATCTACTGAATgtccacaacagcaacgatcGAGCGCAAAGTGGCATCATCCGATCATTCCACGCGTCGGCGAAGCATGAGATTTTGCCCCTACTTGCGGTTGGTACTATAGCGCTGGTTGGAAGATACAGCTGGAAGGCACTCCGTCGAATGGACGAAGACTGGGAAGAATATGAGTATCTCATGGAACAGCACGAAAAGCAGAAAGCACGGGAAAACCCCCATGAACACGCATCTCGAACGATGGCTGTTGATGTTGGTACCGTCTACACGAAGTTAGCCGTCAGCTATCCGAAACCGGAAGTGATAGTGACGCGCGAAGGAGATCGTTTCTTCTTTAACGGCATTTTCTATACTGACGAATCCATGGATAGAAGCTCATCTCTAAGCGGAAGGGCGGCTTTAGAACGCTACTTCTATAGTGAGAACACTGTTGAGGATCGAGCGAATTCAAAAACAATTTGGAGCGTACTAAATCCCCCGAACGACGGAGtcgtggacgaagaggaagcatCGAAGCTTATTAGCGATCTTTTGTCGCCCGCGATTGCTGAAGCCATGGATAGACTTGATTATCAAAGCAAGGAAGACCTGCTGCGTACAGTTGTTACCCTACCAAACCAGCTTCTTGTTTCAGTTCCAGCTCTGACGTCGTTTGTCAAGTCTCTGGACACGAAGACTCGCACAACCTTTTTGCCCAACCCCGTGGCGGCCGTTTGGGGCGCACAATCTAAGAATTTGCTGCCGGAAGATTACGATGGAAAAACCAACAAGACCGTTGTCATTGATGTTGGCGGTGAAACAACACAGTTTTCTATGGTGGAACGAAATTTGGTAAAGTACACGATATCAGTGCCTTGGGGTGGCGAATCCTTGGTCCGATTGGTTGTGGATCTGCTGAAGAAGGAGTCAAGCGTCCCTTTGCAGGACGCCAGATCCTTATCGGCGCTGCAAGCCCAGGCGCGTGCCGCAGTAGCAGAGCTTACATCACAAACGCGCGTTCCTGTCCATGTTCCGTATCTGTTTCCAGATCCTGGTAAACATCATTTGGATGCGGCTTTGTCTCGATATGTAGTGGAGCAGGCGGTCAACCACCATATTCGCAATACACTGAGTGAAACGCTGCCGGGTGAGAACTATCTTTCAACCCATATGCCGCCGCCGACgaatttggaaagtttgTTGATGTCGGTATTAACGCAACTCTTGGAAGCCAGTAACGAAACTCCCATGAGCATCGATTCTGTTCTGGTGGTGGGCGGGGCAAGCAAATTTCCACTGGTGGACTCTTCCATCCGATCTGCCTGTTTCGCTTTTATGGGATCAGACGCGAATACCAAGCTTGTCATTCCAGAGGTCTCTTTACGGACTGAATTAACCGTATTAGGCTGTACGACGTTGTTGCCATCGTACGACTACGAGTTGGGGGAAGGTTTGAAACGCACGAAtagctga
- a CDS encoding predicted protein, with product MNVSVKQPETGGALCHLVEAATALANLTSVNEVRTGVTKTSTGANSPPTDEGMIVSDEEEARKIAPMVLSNCSSAGTGNCKRDIFPQRLLAILSESSLSDIITWLPHGRSFVIIRPDVFTVKILPKYLPPVDARGSPKYASFTRKLNRWGFRQATRGPDTGAFYHPLFCRDQPDLCLDMVCQRSRDRKGGECDKNRSQSNLPPKKRSPEINESINKITPLTKQALDSMMSPEPSLMKRPNTVSVDDNRSVASACNSASTVSSNLSLPPPRISSDSLLVIAALQRRDENERIKVAKAMLYESYLKAKEGQ from the exons ATGAATGTTTCCGTAAAACAACCAGAGACAGGGGGGGCACTTTGTCATTTAGTTGAGGCTGCAACGGCTTTGGCAAACTTGACTTCTGTCAATGAAGTCAGAACTGGCGTTACGAAGACTTCGACGGGTGCAAACAGTCCTCCGACTGATGAGGGCATGATTGTCagtgatgaagaagaggctCGAAAGATAGCACCTATGGTATTGTCAAATTGTAGCAGTGCTGGGACTGGAAACTGTAAGCGCGACATATTTCCGCAGCGCCTTCTAGCGATTTTGAGCGAATCATCCCTATCTGACATTATCACTTGGCTTCCACATGGACGTTCGTTCGTCATCATACGTCCCGATGTGTTTACGGTCAAGATTTTGCCAAAATACTTGCCTCCCGTTGATGCTCGCGGATCACCCAAGTACGCATCCTTCACGAGAAAACTCAACCGATG GGGGTTTCGTCAGGCAACTCGGGGCCCTGACACTGGCGCCTTCTACCATCCCCTCTTCTGTAGAGATCAACCAGACCTCTGCTTGGATATGGTGTGTCAGCGATCTCGCGATCGCAAAGGTGGCGAATGTGACAAAAATCGTAGCCAAAGCAATTTGCCTCCCAAAAAGCGGTCCCCTGAAATCAATGAATCCATAAACAAAATCACTCCTCTCACCAAACAGGCTTTGGATTCTATGATGTCGCCAGAACCCTCATTAATGAAGAGACCAAATACAGTATCGGTCGATGACAATCGTTCCGTGGCATCCGCATGCAACTCAGCTTCTACTGTGTCGTCAAACCTGTCTCTACCACCGCCTAGAATATCCAGCGACTCTTTGCTGGTAATCGCGGCACTGCAACGGCGTGATGAAAATGAGCGTATCAAGGTTGCGAAAGCTATGTTATACGAGTCATACTTAAAGGCCAAAGAAGGGCAATAA
- a CDS encoding predicted protein: MDPEEQKISRGILLSETRGISNEYGGDSTREDLARIDSSSPATETPPAKKPKRESPCPESNGIANAESSSKPSSTVGNDAAPSVDFPPEAGGTQPDSQGRDEIVSLYISLEPISTKVPQIPKLTEFEVKQLEAVLEFKNSSEWRDDWMGNLAFADLDVGNPAISSKSRDKQHTFRQPLIQWAHNDQSNAKYVWFLICHVYNIPSIPPAARKILGAVDLRSSVNMEKTLRRVMYDPEVLREDGWTTAKSNEYIGATGGPHNIGEQIYWDGSNAVVIAYIHDPGLRVSDIGDLWKAIWAGNDDDDDVLTTTFDLEAEELLEAKRKWQRRQSSRSGGGLSSSRHPKKSNVSDDFNVAGVELGIVLGASYSKGARNGVYWPARVMHASEKMGTKSQTKRQSSKNKIDLVFLAPYWNSLEQSFAARKVEALSENRKSSFHSNPLFQFETVEATDDMIKEYLYRPECELDLQQLRLSFRFTGLPKGAFSRFVDAHRLALGLQNYAVRHLKKNVSATDRATAGLFEAHPLAVRAPIYPSIVLELPFAFILSQLPTLSSQSGFEHERHEPVLELKTIVDSMKPPSCWGKNIIAALPTSADEGRNIHEGTGDITPWKITTMSNGKSSKNREYEIGHFLSGLLALQQAFDDHTSSPAVLGVIHEFDNLLVLVSQKNITTAGTESERTSRLKDLVRNWAILKGHGEEGLSIEKSSGESLVVSEWHRATERLFKYIVESFSASISRRGISTVFTDTRCNGHITSNDCFERAVRLPAALKGAKLAGAGSDENCRLISAVDESYLKYVEHTLLPKAHDSAYLKRMRGRCAAAVNETEILVLTEDSEGNGGSDTHGSKGTWAAAVTAVAAAVAAADMIVGGESTNAFCATRPPGHHAGKGLHPMKAVSNGFCVLNAVACAAIHATSSILEGGLGLKRVCIIDFDVHHGNGTQDILCSTFNPHFLYVSIHAGGPHVNGVAIDDDPDHELHELASNPKQGGGIYPGRCGDTSPHKGVLNIPLGSKVTAHAVGAALLSTVTPAVNKFTPDLIILSAGFDAHKSDPMCLGSLNAEDFGHITEVCCQLAYKSCSGRVLSVLEGGYGVPCCRPQKNVFIPSPGRGDREIESISQKQKDGPELPPSTPSALQIPRPQPSRLLQLGDDLPESMDDQVPFALQRRLEKCHAEGFVECVKEHVASLMRCNKRT, encoded by the exons ATGGATCCTGAAGAGCAAAAGATAAGCCGAGGCATTTTGCTATCCGAAACTAGGGGTATCTCTAACGAATACGGTGGCGATAGCACTCGCGAGGACCTCGCTAGAATCGACTCCAGCTCACCAGCGACAGAGACACCGCCCGCCAAGAAGCCGAAGCGCGAATCTCCGTGCCCTGAAAGTAACGGCATCGCCAACGCCGAGAGCAGCTCCAAACCAAGCAGTACAGTAGGCAACGATGCTGCACCTAGCGTTGACTTTCCGCCAGAAGCAGGAGGTACTCAGCCGGATTCTCAAGGTCGAGATGAGATTGTTAGCTTGTATATTTCTCTCGAGCCAATCTCCACAAAAGTGCCACAAATTCCAAAATTGACCGAGTTTGAGGTCAAACAACTGGAAGCAGTCTTAGAGTTCAAGAATAGTTCAGAGTGGcgagatgattggatggGTAACCTCGCCTTTGCCGATCTAGACGTGGGCAACCCAGCTATTAGTAGTAAATCACGGGACAAACAACATACTTTCCGCCAGCCTTTGATCCAATGGGCGCACAATGATCAATCGAACGCCAAATACGTGTGGTTTTTGATTTGCCATGTCTATAACATTCCAAGTATTCCTCCGGCAGCCAGAAAAATTCTTGGGGCCGTGGATTTACGCTCCTCTGTTAACATGGAAAAAACTTTACGGCGTGTTATGTATGATCCCGAAGTCTTGCGCGAAGATGGTTGGACTACCGCCAAGTCAAATGAGTACATAGGGGCGACCGGTGGCCCACACAACATTGGAGAGCAGATCTATTGGGATGGTAGCAATGCCGTCGTAATTGCCTACATTCATGACCCAG GATTGCGCGTTTCAGATATTGGCGACCTTTGGAAAGCCATTTGGGctggcaacgacgacgacgatgatgtaCTCACGACCACCTTTGATCTCGAAGCTGAAGAGCTACTAGAAGCGAAGCGAAAATGGCAACGACGGCAAAGCTCAAGATCTGGAGGAGGTTTATCGAGCTCACGACACCCGAAGAAGTCGAACGTAAGCGACGATTTCAACGTTGCCGGGGTCGAATTGGGGATAGTTCTTGGAGCGAGTTACAGTAAAGGTGCCCGAAACGGCGTTTACTGGCCGGCCCGTGTTATGCACGCCTCTGAAAAGATGGGCACGAAATctcaaacaaaaaggcaaagTAGCAAAAACAAGATCGATCTTGTCTTCCTTGCCCCCTACTGGAATTCACTTGAGCAGTCTTTCGCGGCTAGGAAAGTGGAGGCGCTATCTGAAAATCGGAAATCATCGTTTCATTCGAATCCTTTGTTTCAATTTGAAACTGTTGAAGCCACTGACGATATGATTAAGGAGTATCTTTATCGCCCCGAGTGTGAATTGGATTTGCAACAGCTTCGCCTTTCGTTCCGATTCACCGGTTTACCTAAGGGAGCATTCTCTCGTTTCGTGGATGCTCATCGTCTCGCTCTAGGCTTGCAGAATTACGCCGTTCGGCATTTGAAGAAAAACGTATCCGCCACTGATCGTGCTACTGCTGGATTGTTCGAGGCCCACCCACTAGCGGTGAGAGCGCCGATATATCCTTCAATCGTCCTTGAGCTTCCCTTCGCATTTATCCTTTCGCAGTTACCAACTCTTTCGAGCCAGTCTGGTTTTGAGCACGAAAGACACGAACCTGTGTTGGAACTGAAGACGATTGTCGACTCTATGAAGCCACCATCATGCTGGGGTAAGAACATCATCGCAGCACTCCCTACGTCAGCAGACGAGGGTCGAAACATTCACGAGGGAACCGGCGATATCACTCCATGGAAGATTACTACTATGTCTAACGGGAAAAGTTCGAAGAATAGAGAGTATGAAATCGGGCATTTTCTTTCAGGTTTGTTAGCTCTTCAGCAGGCGTTTGATGATCATACTTCATCGCCTGCAGTTCTTGGAGTCATACACGAGTTCGACAACCTTTTGGTATTAGTGTCACAGAAAAATATTACAACCGCTGGAACTGAGTCTGAGCGCACTTCCCGGCTTAAAGATTTGGTAAGAAACTGGGCCATCTTAAAAGGGCATGGGGAAGAAGGGCTGTCGATTGAGAAATCAAGCGGGGAAAGTTTAGTTGTCTCAGAGTGGCACAGAGCAACTGAGCGTCTTTTCAAGTATATTGTGGAATCTTTCTCTGCAAGCATTAGTCGACGAGGAATCTCGACTGTCTTTACCGACACACGGTGCAATGGGCACATTACGTCAAACGATTGCTTCGAACGTGCAGTGAGACTTCCGGCGGCTTTGAAAGGTGCAAAACTTGCGGGCGCTGGAAGTGATGAAAACTGTCGACTTATCTCAGCAGTCGACGAATCCTACCTGAAGTATGTCGAACATACACTTTTACCGAAAGCTCACGACAGTGCATACCTGAAACGTATGCGCGGACGATGCGCAGCAGCGGTGAATGAGACTGAAATTCTTGTACTCACCGAAGATTCGGAAGGCAATGGAGGCAGTGACACTCACGGATCAAAAGGAACATGGGCGGCAGCGGTTACAGCGGTGGCAGCGGCCGTCGCTGCAGCGGATATGATAGTAGGTGGAGAGTCAACAAACGCTTTCTGCGCTACGCGACCCCCAGGGCATCACGCAGGTAAGGGTCTGCATCCTATGAAAGCAGTCTCCAATGGCTTTTGCGTTTTGAATGCTGTTGCCTGTGCAGCTATCCATGCGACTTCCTCAATATTGGAAGGGGGCCTCGGACTCAAGAGAGTGTGCATTATAGATTTCGACGTGCACCATGGAAACGGCACTCAGGATATTCTCTGCTCGACTTTCAACCCACATTTTCTCTACGTCTCGATTCATGCGGGAGGTCCGCATGTAAATGGAGTAGCTATTGACGACGATCCAGATCATGAGCTACATGAACTAGCAAGTAACCCAAAACAAGGCGGTGGCATTTATCCGGGTCGCTGCGGTGACACCTCTCCCCACAAAGGAGTATTGAATATTCCGTTAGGCTCTAAAGTTACTGCCCATGCCGTAGGGGCAGCTTTGTTGAGCACTGTAACTCCTGCTGTCAACAAATTCACACCGGACCTCATTATTCTATCCGCCGGCTTCGATGCACACAAAAGTGATCCAATGTGCTTGGGAAGTTTAAACGCTGAAGATTTTGGCCACATCACCGAGGTTTGCTGTCAACTTGCATACAAATCCTGCAGTGGTCGAGTATTAAGCGTACTGGAGGGAGGCTACGGTGTTCCCTGCTGCCGACCACAGAAGAATGTATTTATTCCTTCTCCCGGTCGAGGCGACCGGGAAATCGAGTCGATTTctcaaaagcaaaaggacGGACCTGAATTGCCTCCATCCACTCCGAGTGCTTTACAAATACCCCGTCCACAGCCATCGAGGTTATTGCAGTTGGGAGATGACTTACCGGAATCAATGGACGATCAGGTTCCATTCGCTCTACAGCGTCGGCTCGAGAAGTGCCATGCCGAGGGTTTCGTCGAATGCGTCAAGGAGCATGTCGCCTCGTTAATGCGATGCAACAAACGCACGTAG
- a CDS encoding glutaminyl-trna synthetase (The aminoacyl-tRNA synthetases catalyse the attachment of an amino acid to its cognate transfer RNA molecule in a highly specific two-step reaction. These proteins differ widely in size and oligomeric state, and have limited sequence homology. The 20 aminoacyl-tRNA synthetases are divided into two classes, I and II. Class I aminoacyl-tRNA synthetases contain a characteristic Rossman fold and are mostly monomeric In reactions catalysed by the class I aminoacyl-tRNA synthetases, the aminoacyl group is coupled to the 2'-hydroxyl of the tRNA.; Glutamine--tRNA ligase) yields the protein IRTRFPPEPNGYLHLGHAKAVSFNFAVARMFGGVCHMRLDDTNPSKEDVEYVNSILEDVQWIQSGLYEKSGQDYPWDGPIRKTSDYFGLIYDCAVALIQSGEAYVDSLNAEEMREYRGTLTEPGRDSPHRTRSIRENLELFQGMRNGDFPDGAHILRAKIDMSSPNVNMRDPALYRIKHESHQETGDEWCIYPMYDFSHPIADAVEGITHSLCTLEFEDHRPFYDWTIEKLVPTGLITGRPQQIEFSRLNIQSTVLSKRKLIQLVQEGHVSGWDDPRMPTLSGIRRRGVPPEALRLFCERVGISKADSNIDFTNLEDCVRETMDAAVPRALGVLNPLKISISNWEDGIEEFHVSRHPKLEEMGKRVIPFGKDLFIERADFFDLDGPEAKVSNGKPPTGFKRLLPGGKVRLRYAYVIECNEVVRDKDTQEPIELKCNFFPNTRAGVTPDGMPRVGGIIHWVEASTAVSCTINQYDRLFASDDPGKESGDFLKDINPGSLEIMSGAVVEPSVASDANILFQEISSGAERRYLSSLAYQFERSGYFSLDKTSTGADNLIFNRVVTLRDTWA from the coding sequence ATCCGCACCCGGTTTCCTCCGGAACCGAATGGTTATCTCCATTTAGGCCATGCCAAAGCAGTTTCTTTCAACTTTGCGGTGGCTCGCATGTTTGGTGGCGTCTGCCATATGCGGTTAGACGATACAAATCCCTCCAAAGAAGATGTCGAATACGTGAACTCAATCCTGGAAGACGTTCAATGGATTCAGTCTGGTTTATACGAAAAAAGCGGCCAAGATTATCCGTGGGATGGACCTATTCGGAAAACGTCCGATTATTTTGGTTTGATCTATGACTGTGCTGTCGCCTTGATACAGTCCGGGGAGGCCTATGTGGACAGCCTGAATGCCGAGGAAATGCGGGAATATCGAGGCACTTTAACAGAGCCTGGAAGGGATAGCCCGCACCGCACGCGATCTATCAGAGAAAATTTGGAATTATTTCAAGGCATGCGGAATGGCGACTTCCCGGATGGTGCTCACATCCTGCGGGCAAAGATTGACATGTCATCGCCAAATGTAAACATGCGCGATCCAGCTCTGTACCGAATCAAGCATGAGTCGCACCAAGAAACTGGAGACGAGTGGTGCATTTATCCAATGTACGATTTCAGTCACCCAATAGCAGATGCAGTTGAAGGTATAACTCATTCGCTGTGTACACTTGAGTTTGAAGACCATAGACCGTTCTACGATTGGACAATTGAGAAGCTCGTACCGACAGGTCTAATCACTGGCAGACCTCAGCAAATCGAATTCAGTCGTCTCAATATCCAGTCCACTGTTTTATCGAAAAGAAAGCTAATACAGCTTGTTCAGGAGGGACATGTTTCCGGCTGGGATGATCCTCGAATGCCAACGCTGTCCGGTATACGTAGGCGCGGGGTTCCGCCTGAGGCACTTCGCCTTTTTTGCGAACGCGTAGGAATCAGCAAGGCCGACTCGAACATTGATTTCACCAATTTGGAGGATTGCGTACGCGAGACGATGGATGCAGCTGTACCCCGAGCGCTTGGCGTTTTGAATCCTCTGAAAATATCCATCTCCAATTGGGAGGACGGGATTGAAGAGTTCCACGTCAGTCGCCATCCCAAGCTTGAGGAAATGGGGAAACGAGTAATTCCGTTTGGGAAAGATCTCTTTATTGAGAGGGCTGACTTTTTCGATCTAGATGGACCCGAGGCTAAGGTATCGAATGGTAAACCACCGACAGGCTTTAAGCGGTTATTACCAGGTGGCAAAGTTCGCCTTCGATACGCTTACGTCATTGAATGTAACGAAGTGGTTCGCGATAAGGATACGCAAGAGCCCATTGAATTAAAGTGTAATTTCTTTCCAAATACTCGAGCTGGGGTGACTCCTGACGGGATGCCCAGGGTTGGTGGTATAATACACTGGGTAGAGGCGTCGACGGCTGTTTCGTGTACAATCAATCAATATGATCGCCTATTTGCTAGCGATGATCCTGGGAAGGAAAGCGGCGATTTTCTGAAAGATATCAATCCAGGCTCACTTGAAATTATGAGTGGAGCTGTTGTAGAGCCAAGTGTAGCTTCGGACGCTAATATATTGTTCCAGGAGATCTCCAGCGGTGCGGAGAGAAGGTATCTTTCCTCACTAGCATATCAGTTCGAGAGAAGTGGCTATTTCTCGCTAGATAAAACATCAACAGGAGCGGATAACTTGATATTCAACCGTGTGGTAACGCTTCGTGATACATGGGCC